In the Pseudolabrys taiwanensis genome, one interval contains:
- a CDS encoding TIGR03808 family TAT-translocated repetitive protein: MPVDRRRLLIAAAASAATASAARAAPLATFGVDAAQYGVRPGAAEDQSARLQRALDACAQSRAPLMLAPGVYRAGDLRLAAGVQIFGVRGATRLSFTRGAVLIAAQGADSVTLSGLAFEGNGVALPQNRGLVDLTSTRGLRLTDCTVSNAGGNGVAVTNSDGAIITGNTIVTSADNALYGVDNTGAIVSNNVIRGCGNGGVRVWQSAKRHDGSVVAANTIEDIAARAGGTGQNGNAVNVFRAANVIVRDNTIRRCAFSAVRGNQASNMQVLGNNCAVMKEAAMYAEFGYEGAVFANNVIDTAENGIAVTNFNDGGRLAVVQGNLLRNVGVRRPDNPPEWTGVGIGVEAEAACTGNVIEDAPGYGIRVGWGPYLRNVTVTGNVVRNAGIGIAVSVVRGAGDATITGNLIAGAKRGGIVGMEWAKAVTGDLAKDGAAAYPQLKIADNQAR, from the coding sequence ATGCCCGTCGACCGCCGCCGCCTCCTGATCGCCGCCGCCGCGAGTGCGGCCACCGCGTCCGCGGCGCGCGCCGCGCCCTTGGCGACGTTCGGGGTCGATGCGGCGCAATACGGCGTGCGGCCGGGCGCGGCCGAGGATCAATCGGCGCGGCTGCAGCGCGCGCTCGACGCCTGCGCGCAGAGCCGCGCGCCGCTGATGCTGGCGCCCGGCGTCTACCGGGCCGGCGATCTCAGGCTTGCGGCCGGGGTCCAGATCTTCGGCGTGCGCGGCGCGACCAGGCTGTCCTTCACGCGCGGCGCGGTGCTGATCGCGGCGCAAGGCGCCGACAGCGTGACGCTGTCCGGCCTCGCCTTCGAGGGCAACGGCGTTGCGCTGCCGCAGAACCGCGGACTCGTCGATCTTACGTCGACGCGGGGCTTGCGCCTGACGGATTGCACGGTCAGCAACGCCGGCGGCAACGGCGTCGCCGTCACCAACAGCGACGGCGCGATCATCACCGGCAACACGATCGTCACATCGGCGGATAACGCGCTCTACGGCGTCGACAACACCGGCGCGATCGTGAGCAACAACGTCATCCGTGGCTGCGGCAATGGCGGCGTTCGCGTGTGGCAGAGCGCGAAGCGTCATGACGGCAGCGTTGTTGCCGCCAACACCATCGAGGACATCGCCGCCCGCGCCGGCGGCACCGGGCAGAACGGCAACGCCGTCAACGTCTTTCGCGCCGCTAACGTGATCGTGCGCGACAACACGATCCGCCGCTGCGCCTTCTCGGCGGTGCGCGGCAACCAAGCCTCCAACATGCAGGTGCTCGGCAACAATTGCGCGGTGATGAAAGAGGCCGCGATGTACGCCGAGTTCGGTTACGAAGGCGCGGTGTTCGCGAACAACGTGATCGACACCGCCGAGAACGGGATCGCCGTCACCAACTTCAACGACGGCGGCCGGCTCGCCGTCGTGCAAGGCAATCTCCTGCGCAATGTCGGCGTGCGGCGGCCCGACAACCCACCGGAATGGACCGGCGTCGGCATCGGCGTCGAGGCCGAAGCCGCCTGCACCGGCAACGTCATCGAGGACGCGCCCGGCTACGGCATTCGCGTCGGCTGGGGCCCCTATCTGCGCAACGTCACGGTGACCGGCAACGTCGTGCGCAACGCCGGCATCGGCATCGCCGTCTCCGTCGTGCGCGGCGCCGGCGACGCGACCATCACCGGCAATCTCATCGCCGGCGCCAAGCGCGGCGGCATCGTCGGCATGGAATGGGCCAAGGCCGTCACCGGCGATCTCGCCAAGGACGGCGCGGCCGCCTATCCGCAGCTCAAGATCGCGGACAATCAGGCGCGGTGA
- a CDS encoding DUF3750 domain-containing protein, with translation MRSRRFSRVVPMFAILLLFLGPLVARAALYAVGNDPRSWRDADWSSAGLLPPATADKDARVVVFTGTTGAWKGIFSVHSWIVYKPANASAWTRYDVVGWGQPVRNNNWPPDGRWYGNLPVAIADVSGAEAEKMIPQIEAAVSAYRYAKAGDYRIWPGPNSNSFVAAVLRTVPELGVALPPNAVGRDYRDGFYAGLTDSHTGVEISVGGLAGFKLGWVEGVEVNLLGLVVGIDLRQPGVKLPGFGRIGFGAPAAVAQAR, from the coding sequence ATGCGCTCCCGCCGCTTCAGCCGCGTTGTTCCGATGTTCGCCATCCTGCTTCTCTTTCTCGGGCCGCTTGTCGCCCGCGCCGCGCTTTACGCCGTCGGCAACGACCCGCGTTCCTGGCGCGACGCCGACTGGTCGAGCGCGGGCCTGCTGCCGCCGGCGACCGCCGACAAGGACGCGCGCGTGGTCGTCTTCACCGGCACGACGGGCGCCTGGAAGGGCATCTTCTCGGTGCACAGCTGGATCGTCTACAAGCCGGCCAACGCCAGCGCCTGGACGCGTTACGACGTGGTCGGCTGGGGCCAGCCGGTGCGCAACAACAACTGGCCGCCGGACGGCCGCTGGTACGGCAATCTGCCGGTGGCGATCGCCGACGTGTCCGGTGCCGAAGCCGAAAAGATGATCCCGCAGATCGAGGCCGCGGTCAGCGCGTATCGCTACGCCAAGGCCGGCGATTATCGCATCTGGCCGGGACCGAACAGCAACAGCTTCGTCGCCGCCGTGCTGCGCACGGTGCCCGAGCTTGGCGTGGCCTTGCCGCCGAATGCGGTCGGCCGCGATTATCGCGACGGCTTCTATGCGGGGCTCACCGACAGCCATACGGGCGTGGAGATCAGCGTCGGCGGTCTCGCCGGCTTCAAGCTCGGCTGGGTCGAAGGCGTGGAAGTGAACCTGCTCGGCCTGGTCGTCGGCATCGACTTGCGCCAGCCGGGCGTCAAGCTGCCGGGCTTCGGCCGCATCGGGTTTGGCGCGCCGGCAGCCGTGGCGCAGGCGCGCTAG
- a CDS encoding TIGR04282 family arsenosugar biosynthesis glycosyltransferase, which produces MVTPLPDAKTAVAILATAPIPGVAKTQLIPSIGEQAAAFLQERLTDRAVTTALSAEVGRVTLWGTPDTSHDTFLSMVARKPLTLRPQPAGDLGARMLAAATAAQGPVLLIGTACPALTPRHLRSTAKALQDGAEVVLIPAEDGGYVLIGLRRPEPSLFAQIPWGTPKVLAETRARVIASRLVLNEFPPLWDVETADDLPRMLREIPELALTATG; this is translated from the coding sequence ATGGTTACTCCCCTGCCCGACGCCAAGACAGCCGTTGCCATTCTCGCAACGGCACCGATTCCAGGCGTGGCCAAGACACAACTCATTCCGAGCATCGGCGAGCAGGCGGCCGCCTTCCTGCAGGAGCGGCTGACGGACAGGGCTGTGACCACCGCCCTCTCGGCCGAGGTCGGCCGCGTCACGTTGTGGGGGACGCCCGATACGAGCCACGACACGTTCCTCTCGATGGTGGCGCGCAAGCCGCTGACATTGCGCCCCCAGCCGGCGGGCGATCTCGGCGCGCGCATGCTGGCCGCCGCCACCGCCGCCCAGGGGCCGGTGCTGTTAATTGGGACCGCGTGTCCGGCGCTGACGCCGCGGCATCTGCGTAGCACCGCGAAGGCGCTTCAGGACGGCGCCGAAGTCGTGCTGATACCGGCCGAGGACGGCGGCTATGTGCTCATCGGCCTGCGCCGGCCCGAACCGTCTTTGTTCGCGCAAATCCCGTGGGGCACGCCGAAGGTCCTCGCCGAGACGCGCGCGCGTGTCATCGCGAGCCGGCTCGTGCTGAACGAATTTCCGCCGCTGTGGGATGTCGAGACCGCAGACGATCTCCCGCGCATGCTGCGCGAGATCCCGGAGCTTGCGCTGACGGCGACCGGCTAA
- a CDS encoding NADH:flavin oxidoreductase/NADH oxidase, with the protein MSHALFSPIKLSGLELANRLVVSPMCQYSADDGCATDWHLMHLGMLAHSGASLVVVEATHVERAGRITHGCLGLYSDDNELALARVITQARRMGSAKFGVQLAHSGRKGSAQKPWDGVTSLKAGEDPWETLAPSPIPFGDGWHTPREATEADLNRIRDAFVNSAKRALRIGFDAIELHMAHGYLLHGFLSPIANKRTDQYGGSFENRLRFPLSVARAVRAAVPREVPLGARITGSDWREGGITPDEAVALAKALKAEGLDYLCVSSGGVAADIRNPSEPGYNVPIAARVKQEAGIAARTVGLIVKAEQAEQIIGEGHADMVALARGFLDDPHWGWHAAKALGADVKRPRQYLRAGPKLWAPAAKA; encoded by the coding sequence ATGAGCCATGCGTTGTTTTCGCCGATCAAGCTGTCGGGCCTCGAGCTTGCCAACCGCCTCGTCGTCTCGCCGATGTGCCAGTATTCGGCCGACGACGGCTGCGCCACCGATTGGCACCTGATGCATCTCGGCATGCTGGCGCATTCTGGCGCCTCGCTGGTGGTGGTGGAAGCGACGCATGTCGAGCGTGCGGGGCGCATCACCCATGGCTGCCTCGGCCTCTACAGTGACGACAACGAACTCGCGCTGGCGCGCGTTATCACGCAGGCGCGGCGCATGGGCAGCGCCAAGTTCGGCGTTCAACTCGCCCATTCCGGCCGCAAGGGTTCGGCGCAGAAGCCGTGGGACGGCGTCACGTCGTTGAAGGCGGGCGAAGACCCCTGGGAAACCCTCGCCCCGTCGCCGATTCCGTTCGGCGACGGCTGGCACACGCCGCGCGAGGCGACCGAGGCGGATCTCAATCGTATCCGGGACGCGTTCGTCAATTCGGCCAAACGCGCATTGCGCATCGGATTCGATGCCATCGAACTGCATATGGCGCACGGTTATCTGCTGCACGGCTTCCTGTCGCCGATCGCCAACAAGCGCACCGATCAATATGGCGGCTCGTTCGAGAACCGTTTGCGCTTTCCGTTGTCGGTCGCGCGGGCCGTGCGCGCCGCCGTGCCGCGCGAGGTGCCGCTCGGCGCTCGCATCACCGGGAGCGACTGGCGGGAGGGCGGCATCACGCCCGACGAGGCCGTCGCTCTCGCCAAGGCGCTCAAGGCCGAGGGGCTCGATTACCTTTGCGTGTCGTCGGGCGGCGTTGCCGCCGATATTCGCAATCCGAGCGAGCCCGGCTACAACGTGCCGATCGCCGCGCGGGTGAAGCAGGAGGCCGGCATTGCCGCGCGGACTGTCGGCCTCATCGTGAAGGCGGAGCAGGCCGAGCAGATTATCGGCGAAGGACACGCCGACATGGTCGCGCTCGCCCGCGGTTTCCTCGACGATCCGCACTGGGGCTGGCACGCGGCCAAGGCACTGGGCGCCGACGTGAAGCGGCCGCGGCAGTATCTGCGCGCGGGCCCGAAGCTGTGGGCGCCGGCGGCGAAGGCCTGA
- a CDS encoding c-type cytochrome — translation MSAVRLVPCAALVWAVLSVSALAEDNPEHGAELLQKECASCHAVGRTGDSPHKFAPPFRTLGQRYPIESLEEALGEGIVSGHPDMPEFKFDADDVGDIIAYLKSIQQR, via the coding sequence ATGAGTGCCGTTCGTCTTGTCCCGTGCGCCGCGCTGGTTTGGGCGGTCTTGAGCGTTTCGGCGCTGGCCGAAGACAATCCCGAACACGGCGCCGAATTGCTGCAGAAGGAGTGCGCCTCCTGCCACGCCGTGGGCCGCACCGGCGACAGCCCGCACAAATTCGCGCCCCCCTTCCGTACGCTCGGTCAGCGCTATCCGATTGAATCGCTCGAGGAGGCGCTGGGCGAGGGCATCGTTTCCGGCCATCCCGATATGCCCGAATTCAAGTTTGACGCCGATGACGTCGGTGACATCATTGCCTATCTGAAGTCGATCCAGCAGCGCTGA
- a CDS encoding branched-chain amino acid ABC transporter permease: MERVMDPVAQKQPSALRAQSETIAFVIMVAALIVAPFVTYPLFLMQAMCFALFACAFNLLIGYVGLLSFGHALYFGWASYLSAHAAKIWGLSPELAILTGTATAAVFGLLAGALAIRRQGIYFAMITLALAQMMYFFALQARFTGGEDGIQAVPRGHFLGIFDLKNEMTMYVFVLAIFLGGFLFIYRIIHSPFGEVLKAIRENEPRAISLGYKTDRYKLMAFVLSATLAGLAGSTKAIVLQLASLTDVNWPMSGEVVLMTLVGGLGTIFGPVVGAFVILVMQYKLASVGEWVLVIQGVIFVACVLLFRRGIVGEFAHWLRIKL; the protein is encoded by the coding sequence ATGGAACGCGTAATGGACCCCGTGGCACAAAAGCAGCCATCCGCCTTGCGGGCGCAGAGCGAGACCATCGCCTTCGTCATCATGGTCGCGGCGCTCATCGTCGCGCCTTTCGTCACTTATCCGCTGTTCCTGATGCAGGCGATGTGCTTTGCGCTGTTCGCCTGCGCCTTCAATCTGCTGATCGGCTATGTCGGGCTGTTGTCGTTCGGTCACGCGCTCTATTTCGGCTGGGCAAGCTATCTGTCCGCGCATGCGGCCAAGATCTGGGGCCTGTCGCCCGAGCTCGCGATCCTGACCGGCACGGCGACGGCGGCGGTGTTCGGCCTGCTCGCCGGCGCGCTCGCTATCCGCCGTCAGGGCATCTACTTCGCCATGATCACGCTGGCGCTGGCGCAGATGATGTACTTCTTCGCCCTTCAGGCGAGATTCACCGGCGGCGAGGATGGCATCCAGGCGGTGCCGCGCGGACACTTCCTCGGCATCTTCGATCTCAAGAACGAGATGACGATGTACGTCTTCGTGCTCGCCATCTTCCTCGGCGGCTTCCTGTTCATCTATCGCATCATCCACTCGCCCTTCGGCGAGGTGCTGAAGGCGATCCGCGAGAACGAGCCGCGCGCCATCTCGCTCGGCTACAAGACCGACCGCTACAAGCTGATGGCCTTCGTGCTGTCGGCGACGCTGGCGGGCCTCGCCGGCTCCACCAAGGCGATCGTGTTGCAGCTTGCCTCGCTCACGGACGTGAACTGGCCGATGTCGGGGGAGGTGGTGCTGATGACCCTGGTGGGCGGCCTCGGCACGATCTTCGGACCGGTGGTCGGCGCGTTCGTCATCCTGGTCATGCAGTACAAGCTGGCCTCGGTGGGCGAGTGGGTGCTGGTGATCCAGGGCGTCATTTTCGTCGCCTGCGTGCTTCTGTTCCGGCGCGGCATCGTCGGCGAATTCGCCCACTGGCTGCGGATCAAGCTCTAG
- a CDS encoding branched-chain amino acid ABC transporter permease — MFEIFGIPSTALFGQLLIGLINGSFYALLSLGLAVIFGMLNIINFSHGAQYMLGAFAAYLLLQYTGLGYWPALIVAPILVGVTGIIIERLFLQWLYKLDHLYGLLLTFGLALIFEGLARNSFGSAGLPYTLPDSLRGGQNLGFMFLPNYRAWVIVASLTVCIGTWFVIERTRLGAYLRAATENPTLVRAFGINVPRMITLTYGFGVALAAFAGVMAAPIYNVSPQMGSELIIVVFAVVVIGGMGSIMGAVVTGFGLGVIEGLTKVFFPEASNTVIFVIMAIVLLVRPAGLFGRSR; from the coding sequence ATGTTCGAAATCTTTGGCATTCCGTCGACGGCTCTGTTCGGTCAGCTCCTCATCGGGTTGATCAACGGCTCGTTCTACGCGCTTCTCAGTCTGGGTCTCGCCGTCATCTTCGGCATGCTCAACATCATCAATTTCAGCCATGGCGCCCAGTACATGCTCGGCGCCTTCGCGGCTTATCTGCTGCTGCAATACACCGGGCTCGGTTATTGGCCGGCGCTGATCGTGGCGCCGATCCTCGTCGGCGTCACCGGCATCATCATCGAGCGGCTGTTCCTGCAATGGCTGTACAAGCTCGACCACCTGTACGGGCTGCTGCTGACCTTCGGCCTCGCGTTGATCTTCGAAGGGCTCGCGCGCAATTCGTTCGGCTCAGCCGGTCTGCCCTATACGCTGCCGGACTCGCTGCGCGGCGGACAGAACCTCGGCTTCATGTTCCTGCCGAATTATCGCGCCTGGGTGATCGTCGCGTCGCTCACCGTATGTATCGGCACCTGGTTCGTGATCGAGCGCACGCGGCTCGGCGCGTATCTGCGGGCGGCGACCGAGAACCCCACGCTCGTGCGGGCCTTCGGCATCAACGTGCCGCGCATGATCACGCTCACTTACGGCTTCGGCGTCGCGCTCGCCGCCTTCGCAGGCGTGATGGCGGCGCCGATCTATAACGTCTCGCCGCAGATGGGCTCGGAGCTCATCATCGTCGTCTTCGCGGTGGTGGTGATCGGCGGCATGGGCTCGATCATGGGCGCCGTCGTCACGGGCTTCGGGCTCGGCGTGATCGAGGGGTTGACCAAGGTGTTCTTCCCCGAGGCTTCCAATACGGTGATTTTCGTGATCATGGCCATTGTGCTGCTGGTGCGGCCGGCCGGATTGTTCGGGCGGAGCAGGTGA
- a CDS encoding ABC transporter substrate-binding protein, with amino-acid sequence MKKTIGLAALAAVLTCGVASAQQVTVKVGVLSDMSSLYADVGGPGSVAAAKLAIADFQKSNPNVKVELVSGDHQNKPDIGSQIANQWFDVDKVDMIIDVPNSGVALAISQVAANKNKVFIGSGPAASDLTGAKCNANTVHWTYDTWNLANGTGKALVKTGGDTWFFMTADYAFGHALERDTSAVVEKNGGKVLGKVRIPLNTNDFSSFLLQAQSSKAKIIGLANAGGDTINSIKQGAEFGIVKGGQKFAGLLVFASDVNALGLNTAQGLVLTETWYWDMNDANREWTKRWQAERNAPGKFPTMVHAGVYSGTLHYLKAVAALKSAADGKAVVEEMKKLPTDDPLFGKGTVRADGRKIHPAYLFEVKTPAESKYPGDFYKLRATIPADEAFRPLNEGGCPLVKG; translated from the coding sequence ATGAAGAAGACGATAGGTTTGGCGGCGCTTGCCGCCGTTCTGACTTGCGGGGTCGCCAGCGCGCAGCAGGTCACCGTGAAGGTTGGCGTGTTGTCGGACATGTCGAGCCTTTATGCCGACGTGGGTGGGCCCGGTTCCGTCGCTGCCGCCAAGCTGGCGATCGCCGACTTCCAGAAGTCCAATCCGAATGTGAAGGTCGAACTCGTCTCGGGCGACCACCAGAACAAGCCCGACATCGGCTCGCAGATCGCCAATCAATGGTTCGATGTCGATAAGGTCGACATGATCATCGACGTGCCGAACTCCGGTGTCGCGCTCGCCATCAGCCAGGTCGCTGCCAACAAAAACAAGGTCTTCATCGGCTCGGGCCCCGCGGCCTCCGATCTGACCGGCGCCAAGTGCAACGCCAATACGGTGCACTGGACCTACGACACCTGGAACCTCGCCAACGGCACCGGCAAGGCGCTGGTGAAGACCGGCGGCGACACCTGGTTCTTCATGACGGCCGACTACGCGTTCGGTCATGCGCTGGAGCGTGACACGTCGGCGGTGGTCGAGAAGAACGGCGGCAAGGTGCTCGGCAAGGTGCGCATCCCGCTCAACACCAACGACTTCTCGTCGTTCCTGCTGCAGGCGCAGTCGTCCAAGGCGAAGATCATCGGTCTCGCCAATGCCGGCGGCGACACCATCAACTCGATCAAGCAGGGCGCGGAGTTCGGCATCGTCAAGGGCGGCCAGAAGTTCGCCGGCCTGCTGGTGTTCGCGAGCGACGTCAACGCGCTCGGGCTGAACACCGCGCAGGGCCTGGTGCTGACCGAGACCTGGTACTGGGACATGAACGACGCCAACCGTGAGTGGACCAAGCGTTGGCAGGCCGAGCGTAACGCGCCCGGCAAGTTCCCGACCATGGTGCATGCCGGTGTCTATTCCGGCACGCTGCACTACCTCAAGGCCGTGGCCGCGCTGAAGAGCGCCGCCGACGGCAAGGCGGTGGTCGAGGAGATGAAGAAGCTGCCGACCGACGACCCGCTGTTCGGCAAGGGCACCGTGCGTGCCGACGGCCGCAAGATTCACCCGGCCTATCTGTTCGAAGTGAAGACGCCGGCGGAGTCGAAGTATCCCGGCGACTTCTACAAGCTGCGCGCCACCATCCCGGCGGACGAAGCTTTCCGTCCGCTGAACGAAGGCGGCTGCCCGCTGGTCAAGGGCTAA
- a CDS encoding ABC transporter substrate-binding protein, producing the protein MKKAVALTAVAAVLAFSPAFAQQTNVKIGVLTDMSSLYADATGPGSVVAAKLAAADFMKDHPDVKVEVVSGDHQNKADVGTQIANQWYDVDKVNMIIDVPNSGVALAIAEVTKQKNKVFIGSGPASSDLTGAKCSPNTVHWTYDTWMLANGTGKAIVKTGGDTWFFLTSDYAFGHALERDTAAVVEANGGKVLGKVRHPINTNDFSSFLLQAQASKAKVIGLANAGGDTINSIKQAAEFGIVKGGQNLAGLLVFASDINALGLQTAQGLIFTETWYWDLNDASRAWTKRWQTERNAAGKVPTMNMAGVYAGTLHYLKAVAALKSAADGKAVVAEMKKLPTDDPLFGKGVIRADGRKIHPAYLFEVKKPSESKYPGDFYKVRATIPADEAFRPLKDGGCPLVSG; encoded by the coding sequence ATGAAGAAAGCAGTAGCCTTGACGGCAGTCGCTGCCGTTCTCGCCTTCAGTCCTGCCTTTGCTCAACAGACCAACGTGAAGATCGGCGTGCTGACGGACATGTCCAGCCTCTATGCGGATGCTACCGGTCCGGGTTCCGTGGTCGCGGCCAAGCTGGCGGCTGCCGATTTCATGAAGGATCATCCCGACGTCAAGGTCGAGGTCGTCAGCGGCGATCATCAAAACAAAGCCGATGTCGGCACGCAGATCGCCAATCAATGGTACGACGTCGACAAGGTCAACATGATCATCGACGTGCCGAATTCCGGCGTGGCGCTGGCGATCGCGGAAGTTACCAAGCAAAAAAACAAGGTGTTTATCGGCTCGGGGCCGGCGTCTTCGGACCTGACCGGCGCCAAGTGCAGCCCGAACACCGTGCACTGGACCTACGATACCTGGATGCTGGCCAATGGCACCGGTAAGGCGATCGTCAAGACCGGAGGCGACACCTGGTTCTTCCTGACGTCCGATTATGCCTTCGGACACGCGCTCGAGCGCGATACCGCGGCCGTCGTCGAAGCGAATGGCGGCAAGGTGCTCGGCAAAGTCCGCCATCCGATCAACACCAACGACTTCTCGTCCTTCTTGCTGCAAGCGCAGGCGTCGAAAGCGAAGGTGATCGGTCTCGCCAATGCCGGGGGCGACACCATCAATTCGATCAAGCAGGCGGCCGAGTTCGGCATCGTCAAGGGCGGTCAGAACCTTGCCGGGCTCCTCGTCTTTGCCAGCGACATCAACGCCCTCGGCCTGCAGACGGCGCAAGGTCTGATCTTCACCGAGACTTGGTATTGGGATCTCAACGACGCCAGCCGCGCCTGGACCAAGCGCTGGCAGACCGAGCGCAACGCTGCCGGCAAGGTGCCGACCATGAACATGGCGGGCGTCTATGCCGGCACGTTGCACTACCTGAAGGCCGTCGCCGCGCTCAAGAGCGCCGCTGACGGCAAGGCGGTCGTCGCGGAGATGAAGAAGCTGCCGACCGACGATCCGCTCTTCGGCAAGGGTGTCATTCGCGCCGACGGCCGTAAGATTCACCCGGCCTATCTGTTCGAGGTCAAGAAGCCGTCGGAGTCGAAATATCCCGGCGACTTCTACAAAGTGCGCGCCACTATTCCGGCCGATGAAGCTTTCCGCCCGCTGAAGGATGGAGGGTGTCCCTTGGTCAGCGGCTAG
- a CDS encoding ABC transporter ATP-binding protein, producing MLDVTPPLLAIKELQAWYGESHILHGVNFEVREGEVVTLLGRNGAGKTTTLKSIMGIVGKRTGSVRFEGRELIGATSDQIARAGIALCPEERGIFASLGVEENLMLPPVVRPGGLTLDQIFTLFPNLKERLGSSQGTKLSGGEQQMLAIGRILRTGARLLLLDEPTEGLAPVIIQQIGKTIRALKEQGFTILLVEQNFRFASTVADRYYVMEHGRIIDQFASSELDANVEKLHEYLGV from the coding sequence ATGCTTGATGTGACGCCCCCTTTGCTCGCCATCAAGGAACTGCAAGCCTGGTACGGTGAGTCCCACATCCTGCATGGCGTGAACTTTGAGGTTCGCGAAGGCGAGGTGGTGACGCTGCTCGGCCGCAATGGCGCGGGCAAGACCACGACGCTGAAGTCGATCATGGGCATCGTCGGCAAGCGCACCGGTTCGGTGCGTTTCGAGGGCCGCGAGTTGATCGGCGCCACTTCCGATCAGATCGCGCGCGCGGGCATCGCGTTGTGCCCGGAAGAGCGCGGCATTTTCGCCAGTCTCGGTGTCGAAGAAAACCTGATGCTGCCGCCGGTGGTGCGGCCGGGCGGGCTGACGCTCGATCAGATCTTCACGCTGTTTCCCAACCTCAAGGAGCGCCTCGGCTCGAGCCAGGGCACGAAGCTCTCGGGCGGCGAACAGCAGATGCTGGCCATCGGTCGCATTCTGCGCACCGGTGCGCGGCTGCTGCTGCTCGACGAGCCGACCGAGGGTCTGGCGCCGGTCATCATCCAGCAGATCGGCAAGACCATCCGCGCGCTCAAGGAGCAGGGCTTCACCATCCTGCTGGTCGAGCAGAACTTCCGTTTCGCTTCGACCGTCGCCGACCGCTACTACGTGATGGAGCACGGCCGTATCATCGACCAGTTCGCCAGCAGCGAACTGGATGCCAATGTCGAGAAACTGCACGAATATCTGGGAGTGTGA
- a CDS encoding ABC transporter ATP-binding protein — protein sequence MKNNDIILSTEDLTKDFAGFVAVNGVDLQVKRGTIHALIGPNGAGKTTCFNLLTKFLSPSRGRILFKGEDITALQPADVARLGLVRSFQISAVFPHMSVLENVRIALQRQRGGSFDFWRSASTLNEFNDRALELIADVGLSSFADWVAVELPYGRKRALEIATTLALDPEMLLLDEPTAGMGHEDIDRIAQLIKRVAADRTVLMVEHNLSVVSDLSDTITVLTRGRVLAEGNYETVSTNPDVREAYMGVGHA from the coding sequence ATGAAAAACAATGACATCATCCTCAGTACTGAGGATTTAACCAAGGATTTTGCCGGCTTCGTCGCCGTCAACGGGGTAGACCTGCAGGTCAAACGCGGCACCATCCATGCCCTGATCGGGCCGAATGGAGCGGGCAAGACAACCTGTTTCAACCTGCTCACCAAATTCCTGAGCCCCAGCCGCGGGCGTATTCTGTTCAAGGGCGAGGACATCACGGCGTTACAGCCGGCCGATGTCGCCCGCCTCGGCCTCGTCCGGTCGTTTCAGATCTCGGCGGTCTTTCCGCATATGAGCGTGCTGGAGAACGTACGCATCGCGTTGCAACGCCAGCGCGGCGGCTCGTTCGATTTCTGGCGGTCGGCGTCGACTCTCAACGAATTCAACGATCGTGCGCTGGAGCTCATCGCCGATGTCGGCTTGTCGTCATTCGCCGATTGGGTCGCCGTCGAGCTGCCCTATGGCCGCAAGCGCGCGCTCGAGATTGCGACGACGCTCGCGCTCGATCCGGAAATGCTGCTGCTGGACGAGCCGACGGCCGGCATGGGTCACGAGGACATCGATAGGATCGCGCAACTCATCAAGCGCGTCGCGGCCGACCGCACCGTGCTGATGGTCGAGCACAATCTCTCGGTCGTCTCGGATTTGTCGGACACCATCACCGTCCTGACGCGCGGCCGGGTGCTGGCCGAAGGTAACTACGAAACGGTATCGACCAATCCGGACGTGCGTGAAGCCTATATGGGGGTCGGTCATGCTTGA